Below is a window of Mobula birostris isolate sMobBir1 chromosome 27, sMobBir1.hap1, whole genome shotgun sequence DNA.
ACGCTGCCCAGATActtctgatttaatcctagtctaatcaagggacaatttacaatgagcaattaacctaccaactggtacgtctttggactgtgggaggaaaccggagcatctggaggaaacccacacggtcacggagagaatatacaaaaactccttacagacagcagcggaaacTGAAGCTGGGTCACCTGTGTTGTAAAGAGTTCTGCCAACCACCACGGTACTATGCTGCCCCTTGTGAATGGCTGAATGACAAAGCACTTTAACTTAAACttgtcttctcattgctgccatcaggaagaagctacaggagcctcagaacccacgccacccaggttcaggaacagttattaccctacaaccatcaggcacttgaaccaaacttcactcgcctcatcactgaaatgcttccacaaccaatgaactctctttcaatgactcttcatctcacgttctcaatatttattgcttatctatttattactaatatttctttctttttgcatttgcagagtttgttgtcttctccaCATTGGTTGAACACTCAAGATGTTGTGGTCTTCCATTGAATCCGTTATGGTTAGTATTCTATggttttattgagtatgcctgcaagaaaatgaaactcagggttgtatatgttgatatagatatactttattaataaatttACATCAAATTTGAACAAAATGGAACACTACAAGCAAGAAAATaagcccctttcctctctctctacctccctcccttccacCCACACTTAAAgtcagtcctccaactccaggaaaGGCCTCGAGCCTCCGAGCTTTGGCCATTGAGCTATGAGTTCCggacttccaatcaactttagggCTCCGATCTTCAGTATAGACCCTGATAATGGAACCCCACAGCTCGGACTCAGTCTTAAATTATATCTTAAATCAAGAGTGTTACTAGGCAGAGAAGCATTTAGAAATTGTGCTTTTACTATCTGGAATGGACTAGGATTACAGAACATTCTTATCTGTGCTCGATGTCCCTTATTTTTTCCTGTATCTCCCTCACCATTGTTTAATTAAGAATAATTGACATTGAATTTTGCAAACAGTTGGATTTGATGAGTACTGAAGCAGGTACCTGTCATAAAGCACCTTGTTGGTTCTGTATGGCTGGCTGCAGAGTTTCAAAAGCGGTTTATTGCTTTTCACTGTTTGTCTGTGGAGATAATCTCCTGAAATTAAATAACCTTTTCCTGAGATTGTGAAAAGCCATAATGATTTCCCTATTAGACATTAATGCCACCTGAATGGCCAAGGCAAATAAATTGTAAGAACATTGCAACAGTCAACCACAACAACTAAAAATAATTTAAATCTATTACCATCAAGTACAAATAAATGGAATTGAATCTCAAACCCTTTCCTCTtatttatgttatttatttatttagagatacagcacagaataggcccttctggcccttcaagctgcactgtcAAATGACCgctgacaaccccaatttaaccctggcccaatcacaggacaatttacaatgaccaattaacctactaaacagtATGTCCtggcactgtgggaggaaaccggagcacccggggaaaacgtACACATTTCACAGAGACTCCATACAGAGGACTCTGGAAtttaactccaaactctgatgccccgaaTTGTAATAGCATCATATTAAATGCTACTCTACTGTCCACTCCAAATCCAGTACAGTGATTATGACCCCAACATGATTTGATACCCAACCTTCAGGCCCAAAGTCAGACGTGTTGCCGTTGCACCATGATGTCTGACAATTATTCATGTTCATTTAACTAGTGTGGTCATTGTGTGCAAATAATATTCACCGCCTGTCTGGCTGGCTGGGAATAAATACCCCTCTGCATCACTGAAAATACTAGAAGGACCCTGACACTTTGATCATAGCCTAATTCCAAGTCAGTTTTTCATCTTGGCGATGGGAACCATTGTCATAAAAATAAACTCATTTTGATTTAATTAGCCCAAAATATTGCAGAATAACGTGCCaagagaataaattggacagatttaCATGTGCAGAGCTGTAGCATACAATAGTTTCTCCTGAGCTGGTTAAAAATAGTATCAAGCATCTGTGCACATATAACATGCAAATGGCTGGGTGCGTGGGTAGATAGAGACAGGTGGATTGATAGGTGGACAAGATTGATAGGTGGATAGGTGATCGGTGAGACCAGGTATGGGAAGGGTCTTtgattttccattcccattccaacgtgtctgcccattgcctcctctactgccactatGAGGTGAAActcaggttcaaagttcaaaataaatttattatcaaagtacatatatatcaccataagcaaatttgagattcattttcttgtgggcaggttaGAAGAGCAACACCAAACATCAATTTCGCCAATTTCTGGTAATTTATcctccctccccattctctctttcttctcaaccttctcctcacctgctcatcatcTCCATCTGAtgtccttccctccttccctttctcccatggtccacttgcctatcaggttccttcttctttagtcctttacctcttctcctatcaccttgcagcttttcacttcattccccctcacTCGGtcgcacctatcacctgccagcttgtactctttcccttcgccccctccctcccttcttaatctggcttctgtccccttcttttccagtcctgatgaagggtctcagacgaAAATATCGAgcgtttattcatttctgtagatgctacccAAACTGCaagagtttttccagcattttgtgcatgttgctctggatttccagcatctgcagaaactcttgaaTTGAAGAAACTGGTCAGCCCTTCATCACCAGAACCAAAAAATGCACCAGTCTCAGTATGCAGCCAATGCCCGGTCCTCCCAAGCCACCAACACCTTCACTGCAGTGTACATTAATGGGACTTACACATAACTGTGAGATAAAGACCCCAACCAACCTGTCCTGGTACCCAGCATCAGCTTCTGATCTTCTCCAAGGATAATGTTGGTtattgtggagaagcttgtgagttcctgacaTCCCGAGAGCCACCTGGGGTTTGGACATCTGGTGCTTGGCTTccagtagggtcacccatggcagtaaggtcaacaGTTAAGTTCCTCGACCTTAGAGAAAGAGCAATCCAACGAAGACGTCCAgaatggagctggcagaagatgatggcaCATCACAACGGCAGTGAAGACAGGGGCAGGGTCCCTAGTCATCTTGCATTCGATGTCACTAGACCCTGACCCTGGTCTGTCAAGGGCCATGTGATGGCTGCCCATgatcagcctccccatgttaatccttgtgtaggattccctaaagattaatttgcaggttgagtctgtggcgaggaaggcaaatgcaatgttagtattcatttcaagaggactagaatataaaagcaagaccgtaatgttgaaactttataaagcactggtgacgcttcacttagagtattgtgggcagttttgggccccttgtttcggaaaggatgtgttgaagctgaaaagggttcaaaggaggttcatggcttgtcatatgaagagtgtttgatggctctgggcctgtattcactagaattcagaagaatgaggggtgacctaattgaaagctatcaaatagtgaaaggccttgatagtgtggatatggacaggatgtttcctacagtgggagagtctaagaccagaggacacagcctcagaatagaagggtgtccttttagaatggaggtgaggaggaggtcagagagtggtgaatctgtggaattctttgccacaggcagctgtggagaacaagtctttatgtatatttaagccagatgatagagtcttgattggtcaggacatgaggagatatggggagaaggcagaagataggggttgagaggaaaaatggattagccatgatgaaatggcagagcagacgataggttaaatggcctaattctgctcctatatcttaaggtcttatgttaAACAAAGTCAAGCATTAGCAACTTTGACCAAGGGAATTTACCTAAACAACTTGGATATGTGGAACCTGGATCAGCATCTACAGCTACAGGAGGgctcaccaatagacaaccccttaggagatcATCATAATCCACTGGAGTGATTGTCATAGGTACTACGTTCCCATAATCAAGACCCATAACAAGTCCTTGGGAAACACTGGTCATTTTCCAGACCTTAGGATCTATTTCTTGTAACAGACccaccggaggaaacccacgcgattcATGGCGCAAGAATTGAACTCTCAACTCCAAAATGCCCGGActataatagtgttgcactaactgctgtgctaccatgATACCCTTAATGCCCATTGATAAATAAACTCACAGAACATGTACGAAGTTAGCCAACGattaataattttatttataatTCATTTCAGTTCAACAgttttgtgtatttacacatattGGCCTCCAGAGTTAAAACACTCTTGCTAGACAATTGCTTAACATCCAGGTAGGAAAGCTCTCTTTTCAACGTACTGGCCAACGCCAGCTCTGTACATGGGCCAAGTCCTGTTTTAACATGCAACGTTTAGAGAATATACCATACATCCAACAAATACGGGAAGTGAAAGCAGCTCGACGAATCAAATCACCAGCCCTAGAAACGGCATGAAGggtcccacacaccctgctcatggacagtTTGACCCACTCTCATCAGGAGgcggctacgtagcatccacaccaggaccaccggactcaaaaccagttactttccccaagcagtaaggctgatcaacatctccacccgctaacccacccctccacacccccaaccaccactactttatcatttcctgtcaaagtcaccttatgtatagacactcctgtgtgcctggcgtcactttatggatatacgATCAATGTATAGaagctatcttacgtatttatatttttatttttattattgtgttctttatcttattgtgtgtgGGTTTTGGATCCGGAGTTgcttcgttctcctttacacttgtgtacggaAATTACGCTAAACAATCTTAAACGTTCGGGAGCGAGCTCACCCAAGGAACTCTTTGAGGGCCGGTGgtgggtgtgaaggggagggttCACTTTGTTCAGTGAGTAACATTGCATCCAGCACGATAAATCAGAACACAGAACTATGATGGAGGAATATACTAACTTCGCGGCACAACTACACGGACTTCTAATTGTAGGTAAGAACAGGATTTGGGGTTGGTGAACTTGGAGAGGCGTGGTCCCGTTTGACTCGTCGTGAACGAAGTGGGGCCAGATTCGCTTGCAGCCGCCTGGGGTGAGTGTCGCGCATAGGCATTTCTCCTGTCCCTTGACGCCCAAGGAAAAAACCCATAAATGAGTTTTAACGTATAAACCAACTTATAAGAATATGACAAGATCTgcgtaaggaggaatttctttagccgaaggCTAGtgactgtgaaattcattgccacagacggctgtgcaggccaagtgattgggtatatttaaagcggaggttgatgggtttcttgatcaaaggtcatggggagaaggtgggagaatggggttaagagggaagaTAAATCAGCCACGGTGGAATGCCAGAGcgtcttgatgggccgaatgacctaattctgctcctgtgtcttaaggtCTCAGGGAGACACGAGGGACATCAGATGTCGGAGTCTGGAGCAACAGACGGATGGACTCGGTGGGTCAGGCcgaatctgtggagggaaatgcacAGACGCTGGTGGTCCCGCTGAGATCCCCCCCACCCGGCTCTTGGAGAGTCGCCCCAGATTCGGGCATTTGCAGCCTCTCGATCCTCCAACAACACAGCCCGCGACCGGTTCCATTTCCTCTTCACCCTCCGGTGAGGTTGCGCGTCTGTCCACAGGAGTTCTGACAGAGGCCGCTGGGTAACTTCATCCTCTGTACCAACGAACCCGGTAGCTCCGTGACCAGTCCCCAgtcaacttcactttccccaaaAGTTAACCAGTCACAATTGTATCAGTCCATACTCGCGTGTCTCTCAAACATTTCGCTGGTAAAACAGTTTCTAAAGCTGCACAGAACATGGATTTCATTCCTGTGACTCGAGCCTTGCAGTGGGATGGCAAACCGGCATTCAAGGTTCCTTGTTGTATCGCAGCGCCGATCTGTCAGCAGCCCCCGAGCACGGTCGGTACAGTCCGAAATGAGCGGCGTTGGGTGCGATCCCACCCCGATTCACAGCTGGGCTCCGTGGGTTCCATTGCGACGATACACGGGACACCCACCGACTGTCCGCTGATTCTTTCTGTCCTGGTGGGATCTGGGCAAGGGACAGAGTAGTTTAAAACAGGGAGTGGGGAAGGACGGAGCGTGGGttcaggggtgggggggagggagagaggaatctgGGTCAGAATTCAAGGCGAGGGTGGGGTGAGAGAGTGGGCGAATGGGATGGAAGTGAGTCGGGGGAGGGAATTGGAGGAAAGAGCGTTGGAGCTGGTGGGGCTGAGGTCAGTGTGGGAGCAAAGGGGGAACGGAGGGGTAGGCAAATGAagtagaggggaagagggaggagagggtTGTAAAGTGGGGAGGAGATGGAGTATCTGGAGAACAGAGAGTGAGGAGAAGGACTGGGGAGAAAACAAAAAGGGTTGGAGGACGGAGCGCCTCCTGTTGTCCTCAAGACCCTTGGTGGAGGGATCAGTTGGAGCCCGGCGAAGCCGCCTTAGAGCGGCCGCCCGGGTGGGTTGGAGCTTCGTCGGCGATGGTGCAGGAGCCGATCCGCCGGGAGATGCCACCGACGTCAGGCTCACCGTCCTCCTGCTCGCCCGCCGCGTCTTCGGCGATGGAGCTGAGCGCCGCCGGGCTCCTCCAGCGCTCGGAGCCCGCCCGGTACGGGCACGGGGAGTTGAAAAGCCTCCGGAGCGGAGCGAGGGGCAGCGCAGGGTCCCCGAGCCGCTGCTGCCGCCGGTGCCGGGCGTCCTCCAGCCTCTTGAGCCGCTTGAAGTCGTCGAGAGCCGAGCTGGAGGTGCGCAGCAGGAAGAGAGCGACGTCCCGGGCTTTGGTCGCCTTGCTCAGCCGAACGGCGTGACATCGCAGCAACACCGCCTTGTTCTTAAGCTGGTGCCGGTACACCCAGGCGAAGACCTGGGGACGCTGGACGTCGGCTCCACAGTGGGTGATCCGGCGCAGCAAGTACAGATGGCCCGAGTGGCCGCCGCAGGGCTCGGTGGGGCACAGACGGATCCCATGCGGCCCGACCGTCAATTGCATCCGCGCCCCGGCCGTGCCCTGCTCGCTCCTTGCCCAGATCTTACTCACCACCTGGTCGGTGCAACCTTCACCCCTGGCCCGTAGGGTCACCGCATTGCCCAGGTAGCGCACGCTGTGGCTCGGGTTGTCCCTGTTCAACTGGACCTTGCGCCGGCGGCGCTTGAAGATGCCTCCGAGCCGCTGGAGAGGGCGGTCGGACCAGAAACCGGGGCAAGCCCGCCGGGCCACCGAGGCCAGCAGCGAGCGCTCGGACAGCCACCGCTTCGCTTTCCGCCGCCCCTCGTCCTCCGCCAGCACCGCCTTGCCCCTCCGCCACGGCAGCATGGCCGGCTCGCTGGGGCTCCGAGACGGCGAGTGGCCAGCCGCCTCGCAACAGtagcccctccctccctccttccagcCCCCGGTACCCCGCCTCTTCAACGGGGAGGTGTGGCTTTCTCCCGTGCCCAGAATCAGGGGGAACACCCACAAACACGCAGCCGGGAATCACACACGTTGTTCTTTGACCATCTCTTCGCTAAGACCCTCTCCGTGAAATTCTCCGGATGGAATTCAAGTGTCGCTACAGATCAGGCAATCTTCATTACTCACGGTTCGGAGTACAGGTTGGAAGGGATTGGCAATCGGCGTTTACATACTCTCAGCGGGATATCCGCACCGTTCCTTCGTCTCCCGGTGCTCTGTAGCCGGAGGGTCTCAGAATACCGCTTCGCTGAAAGTGATGGGTGCACCGTCCCGAGGGAAAGTTCACACCGTGATTTGTTTAACTTTTTCCATCAAGCGAAACGCCCGCTGTCAGTTTACTGTTAGcccggtgtgtgtgagagtgatgcTTATAACTCGATTGGCGTCAGTTCCTGCTAAGGTTGGCGTCAAATCAACCTTGGAGATGAGGCATTGTCGTGACAGATATCAGGTGCGACGCTGCTTTGTGCACGGTCAGGCTGTGCTGTGCGCTAGTGAATCTATCTTGTGTGCCTCGGTGACCTCGCCGTGTCAGTGTGCTCTGTTGTGAGAGGTGAGCCTGAGTTTGCTTGtagttcgtgtgtgtgtgtgtgtgtgtgtgtgtgtgtgtgtgtgtgtgtgtgtgtgtgtgtgtgtgtgtgtgtctctgagcGAGAGCGAGGAGAGAGTGGGTGTGAGGGTGGATGTTTGCATTTGTATGTGGGTGTGCACGTGTGCTTGCGTAGGAAGGAAAATGTGTAAGCTTTAATGTCTAAGGCTGTTTTGCGCTGTAGATGTTTGTGCATCTGTTGtaattgtgtgtgtctgtgtgtctcagcGAGTGTGTAtcggagtgtgtgtgtctgagtgtgtctgtgtgtctcagcaagtgtgtgtctgtgtgtctcagtgagtgtgtgagtgtgtatgtctcAGCGAGTGTATGTCTGAGTGTGTCTCAGCGAGTGTGTAtcggagtgtgtgtgtctgagtgtctcTGTCAGTGTGTCTCAACAGGTGTGTATCTAAGTgtctgagtgtgtctgtgtgtctcagcAAGTGTGTATCTGAGTATGTCTGTGTGTCTCAgcgagtgtgtgtctgagtgtgtcttTCTGTGTCTCAGCGAGTGTGATACATAGAACAtgacacagcacagaacagggactggccttttggcccacaccTCCTGCACTGCAATGATGACAAACTAGactagagcaacacactcaaagctGGAGGAACGCAGCTGCTCAGGCAGTGTCCTTGGATGAAGTCAGCAGCCGACTTTCCACTtccctccatggacgctgcctgagcCACAgagctccaccagcattttgtgtgttgctgcaggtttccagcatcagcagaatctcttgtgttgtcaaattaaactaaatccttCTGCCTATATGTGATTCTGAGCTCTCCATCCCCTGCATTTTCATCTGTCTGTTTAACAGCCTCTTTAATACTATTACTGTGTCAGTTTCCACCGCTACACCCAACAGCACAGTGCAAAAAAAATCTGCCCCACATATCTCCTTTAACCCCACGTCTCTCACCATAAATGTATGTCTTCTAGTACTTCTACACCAAGAGAGAAGAGATTCTGACTATGTTCCATCTCGATGTacgtacatagaacatagaatagtacagcacagtacaggcccttcagcccacaacattgtgctgaccctcaaaccctccctcccatataacccacccaccttaaattcctccatatacctgtctagtagtatcttaaacttcactagtgtatctgcctccaccactgactcaggcagtgcattccacgcaccaaccactctctgagtaaaaaaccttcctctaatatcccccttgaactccccccccaccttaccttaaagccatgtccccttgtattgagcagtggtgccctggggaagaggcactggctatccactctatctattcctcttattatcttgtacacctctatcatgtctcctctcatcctccttctctccaaagagtaaagccctagctcccttaatctctgatcataatgcatactctctaaaccaggcagcatcctggtaaatctcctctgtaccctttccaatgcttccacatccttccataaTTGTCTCCCAtaattcttctaaacttccaTCTGGTCTTCCCTCAATCTCTGAGACTCTTTTAGAAAAACAATTCAGGTTTGCCTAACCtctcaagaagggagggaagggttagattgatcttagggtacAAGATGGCtcgccgaagggtctgtactgtgctgcaatcttctatgttctctcCTTGTAGTTCACGATTCTATGTGGAAGTGTGAATCTTGCCATGCGGGGAGAATGGCTGTTTACACTTTGAGGAAATGGAAGAAAAGTAATATTCAAgtactgtgaggtaatgttgcagctctataaaactttcaGACCAGATTTAGTATATTGTTTTCAGTTTGgtcccctcattataggaaggatatgggagctttagagagggtgcagaggagatttaccaggatgctgcctggattagggagcatgtcttaggaggatagattgagtgagctgAGGTTTTTCCCTTTGggacgaaggaggatgagaagtaacttgacagaggtgtacaatatgataagaggcatagatcgagtggacagacagAGATTGTTCCTCAGGGCAGAAACTGTTAATATGAGAAGGCatgattttaaggtaattggagagtTGTATAGGGGGGGATATCAAAGGTAATTTCTTTACACAGTAATGGTGGGTGCACTGCCAGGGAtgctggtagaagcagatacattagggacatttaataaactcttaaatggatgatggaaaatggaggtctatgtcggagagaaaggttagattgatcatagagtaggCTAGAAGGTCTAA
It encodes the following:
- the fam43b gene encoding protein FAM43B — encoded protein: MLPWRRGKAVLAEDEGRRKAKRWLSERSLLASVARRACPGFWSDRPLQRLGGIFKRRRRKVQLNRDNPSHSVRYLGNAVTLRARGEGCTDQVVSKIWARSEQGTAGARMQLTVGPHGIRLCPTEPCGGHSGHLYLLRRITHCGADVQRPQVFAWVYRHQLKNKAVLLRCHAVRLSKATKARDVALFLLRTSSSALDDFKRLKRLEDARHRRQQRLGDPALPLAPLRRLFNSPCPYRAGSERWRSPAALSSIAEDAAGEQEDGEPDVGGISRRIGSCTIADEAPTHPGGRSKAASPGSN